From Lycium ferocissimum isolate CSIRO_LF1 chromosome 12, AGI_CSIRO_Lferr_CH_V1, whole genome shotgun sequence, one genomic window encodes:
- the LOC132039477 gene encoding uncharacterized protein LOC132039477, producing MSGQVEVSNREIKRILEKTVSVSRKDWSLKLHDVLWAYRTAYKTPIAQSLLGDKEAEFGLVQAGKKRLLQLYALDEFFYHAYENAKMYKKRTKRIHDKHIQPRIMSQRPKRTNTGKAPAASSSRTRKKRHALQ from the exons ATGAGTGGTCAAGTGGAGGTATCGAATCGAGAAATTAAGAGAATCTTAGAGAAGACTGTGAGCGTGAGTAGGAAAGATTGGTCGCTGAAGCTTCATGATGTTTTGTGGGCTTACAGAACAGCCTACAAAACTCCTATTG CACAGAGCTTATTGGGCGATAAAGAAGCTGAATTTGGACTTGTACAAGCTGGCAAAAAGAGGTTGTTGCAATTGTACGCGTTAGATGAATTTTTCTATCATGCATATGAGAACGCAAAAATGTACAAGAAGCGGACAAAGAGAATTCACGACAAGCACATCCAACCTC GAATAATGTCTCAAAGGCCTAAACGAACAAATACAGGAAAAGCTCCGGCTGCTTCGAGTAGCCGAACTCGAAAAAAGAGGCACGCCCTGCAATAA